A DNA window from Zerene cesonia ecotype Mississippi chromosome 28, Zerene_cesonia_1.1, whole genome shotgun sequence contains the following coding sequences:
- the LOC119837571 gene encoding DNA-directed RNA polymerases I, II, and III subunit RPABC5 produces the protein MIIPVRCFTCGKVIGNKWEAYLGLLQAEYTEGDALDALGLKRYCCRRMLLGHVDLIEKLLNYAPLEK, from the exons ATGATTATACCAGTGCGTTGTTTTACCTGTGGTAAAGTTATTGGAAATAAATGGGAGGCATATTTGGGTTTGCTTCAAGCAGAATATACGGAGGG CGACGCGTTAGACGCCCTTGGTCTGAAGAGGTACTGCTGCAGACGAATGTTGCTGGGTCACGTGGATTTGATTGAAAAACTTCTCAATTATGCTCCTTTAGAGAAATAG